The genomic window TGTTCGAGGCTGCGGACGGTCTCCGCAAGCCGACCCGTCAGTGCGAGGCGGTGCTGGCGCACGTCCAGGCCATGGCGGTGCATGCCGCCGAGATCGGCCGCATCAGTGAAAGCTTGCCGGGCCCGGTGGGACGACTGCGCATCGCCACGACCAATGCAGTCGCCGAGGAGGTGCTGGCGCCGCGCGCGAGCGACTTCCTGCGCGCCAATCCCGGCCTGATACTGCAATTCCTGACCTCGAGCGAGAACGTCAAATTCTCGCGCTGGGAGGCCGATCTGGCGATCCGTCTGCGCAAGCCCGACAAGGGCGATTTCTCGATCTCCAGACTCGGCGACATCCGCATCTACTATTTCGAACCGGTCGCGACCGAAGGCGAGCCGGTGCTGTGCGCCTATCCGGACGAGCTCGGCACCATTCCCGAGATGCAATTCCTGCGGGCGAAGAAAATCCGGCCGCGCTGTGTCACCGACAATGTCCGCGTCATCCGCACGCTGATCCGCTCGCACCGGGCCGCAGGCGTGCTGCCGGAGCACAGCTGCACCGATTTGCTCGGCGACCGCCGCCTGCGCGCCACGCTGCTGCCGAAACGGCGCGACGTCTGGCTGCTGGTGCAAAACCATCTCAAGCGCGACGCCGCGACCCGCGTGACGAT from Bradyrhizobium zhanjiangense includes these protein-coding regions:
- a CDS encoding LysR family transcriptional regulator; translation: MNWDDLRIIAAVRDEGTYAGASARLRIDETTVGRRLSRIERALGLRLFEAADGLRKPTRQCEAVLAHVQAMAVHAAEIGRISESLPGPVGRLRIATTNAVAEEVLAPRASDFLRANPGLILQFLTSSENVKFSRWEADLAIRLRKPDKGDFSISRLGDIRIYYFEPVATEGEPVLCAYPDELGTIPEMQFLRAKKIRPRCVTDNVRVIRTLIRSHRAAGVLPEHSCTDLLGDRRLRATLLPKRRDVWLLVQNHLKRDAATRVTIDWVRACFSELARR